In Oryza sativa Japonica Group chromosome 2, ASM3414082v1, the following are encoded in one genomic region:
- the LOC107277268 gene encoding uncharacterized protein isoform X4: protein MSGGRRGEMARAEGLPEGAAPGVGVDLYAQARKALSVRTPFEGEGTAPRVPTLPARLVNWSGQSDARKKHKKIQPQDVADVELPPQPATEPSAKTGVWEQFEAYFRPVNLDDIDMLMPKFPFGYGGLDSCILIPFVGSGKELMDTAETFDVAVAETSSYLGLGGEERVSNKEHSERSERSEQSVEQGIHEVIVRQFVGNKERGEQSVEQGIHEVVVQQENWPLEVEQATSSAGIVSSKCEEEGESSLNWLLGSKERFVLTSERPNKKRKLLGVDAGLEQLVLLPRSGAEASSVCDVCCLGESSTVSNSMLNCNRCKVTVHQKCYGLHVVPDGQWLCTWCKDLESLQSLKKDADNTLSMPCVLCPKEKGALKPVKGEPGQTAHGGNLKFVHLFCSLWTPGALVEDMESMEPVTNVGSVQENQWKLVCSICKVKHGVCVRCSHGTCRTPFHPICARESKHQMEIWGKFGYPNVELRAFCSKHSTIGYANSLERSNCASHQSPTEARLKDANLITGKVPKLRFTRKNKDKFMNYEATSFNSSNLIKVETIEQASLPHTVRSSDSLAIQGMEVDTDNLSVGGNLMRNSADVALVLRKLIDQGKVSVGDVASEVGISSESLEAALVGETTTFSHGLKLKIIKWLQNSAHIPAAQAKILKGGPMVVHNSKPGRSEDTNSVNMKNSLVPNDEKGTTAYLSDSAVMKSSSTRSKDNNKIMRDNTAVCATGVTTLLQNGIKKMAEAGAERECSSPAEDCAKGTPKEEHGGLISNNISGNTQFGTSMAIPNENKGTSPGKKRYNLTEAEPGSELEGVSSLNQYFPPDHVPGQPFSNFNDSHYYIHPLIKEKMTQLWDNTFKQDKLAPCHPEDPLCYPDERRRVGSSIKLTETTDVMDQVSRAKSLGILEHSPDDEVEGEMLYLQARLLDTAAFLKHRYEDLIAKVVQNLSRELDAFSRRKWDFIFVNQFLRDVREAKKRGRKEKRHKEAQAILAAAAAAVVASSRNSTVRKDANDDVVPAKQENSPKFGTGPPNVGQRTSSLLRLKDLSKPPNNKISQDNNRSTFHMPNYSKENALYCDVCMRSETVLNRIFVCSRCKAAVHIGCYRNIENISGPWKCELCEDISPEDTCVGDQSDCNGTNLSLVQCDLCHGTSGAFRKTADGQWIHAFCAEWLLETEYVRGQDSPVKGMESLVKDKDTCCVCLHTVGACLKCNNGDCQTTFHPYCARHAGFYMNTKGSGGILQHKAYCSKHSIEQKEADMQQYGLEEFNNMKRMRVELEKLRLLCERIIKREKVKRERVLCDHDILAKTKDTLVFSYLTHGASSESATTSVNNKSYSGTMQRSDDVTVDSTISGKKAIRFSLNNRDAEINTADSSRTLISFKRKFSERGSLAGKQLPRRPVTSQKLEAGEKKTKDKKNRETFQKELFMTSDQASTQNQRLPKGYAYVPRDSLSKDKLRNRNTQAHEPQEPGG from the exons AtgagcggcggccgccgcggggagATGGCCCGCGCCGAGGGCTTGCCGGAGGGGGCCGCCCCGGGCGTCGGGGTGGACCTGTACGCGCAGGCCAGGAAGGCCCTGTCGGTGCGGACGCCGTTCGAGGGCGAGGGGACGGCGCCTAGGGTTCCCACGCTGCCCGCGCGGCTCGTGAACTGGTCGGGGCAGAGCGACGCGCGGAAGAAGCACAAGAAGATTCAGCCCCAGGACGTGGCTGATGTGGAGCTCCCGCCGCAGCCAGCCACGGAGCCCTCTGCGAAGACTGGCGTGTGGGAGCAGTTCGAGGCGTATTTCCGGCCGGTGAATTTGGATGATATTGATATGTTAATGCCAAAGTTTCCGTTCGGCTATGGCGGGCTCGATTCGTGCATCCTCATACCATTTGTGGGCAGTGGCAAGGAATTGATGGACACAGCTGAGACATTTGATGTGGCTGTGGCTGAAACAAGCTCGTACTTGGGTCTGGGTGGTGAAGAAAGAGTCAGTAACAAGGAGCATAGCGAACGGAGTGAGCGAAGTGAGCAAAGTGTTGAGCAAGGCATACATGAGGTGATTGTGCGACAGTTCGTTGGTAACAAGGAACGCGGTGAGCAGAGTGTAGAGCAGGGCATACATGAGGTGGTTGTGCAACAGGAGAATTGGCCATTGGAAGTGGAGCAAGCTACTAGCAGTGCTGGCATTGTATCATCAAAATGTGAAGAAGAGGGAGAATCATCACTGAATTGGTTGCTAGGATCAAAGGAACGGTTTGTGCTCACTTCAGAACGGCCCAACAAGAAGAGGAAGCTTTTAGGTGTGGATGCAGGGTTAGAGCAGCTTGTTCTGCTACCGCGCTCGGGAGCTGAGGCTAGTTCTGTATGTGATGTTTGTTGTTTGGGGGAGAGTAGTACGGTGTCCAATAGCATGCTCAATTGCAACCGCTGTAAGGTAACTGTGCACCAGAAGTGTTATGGTTTGCATGTTGTGCCTGATGGCCAGTGGTTGTGCACTTGGTGTAAGGATTTGGAGTCACTGCAGTCGTTGAAGAAAGATGCGGACAACACCTTGTCGATGCCTTGTGTTCTATGCCCAAAAGAGAAAGGCGCTCTAAAACCTGTCAAAGGGGAGCCTGGTCAAACAGCGCATGGGGGGAACCTTAAATTTGTGCACTTGTTTTGTAGCCTTTGGACACCGGGAGCTCTTGTGGAAGACATGGAATCAATGGAACCTGTTACTAATGTTGGAAGTGTCCAGGAGAATCAGTGGAAATTGGTGTGCAGCATTTGCAAGGTTAAGCATGGTGTATGTGTCCGATGTAGTCATG GAACATGCCGAACACCTTTTCATCCTATATGTGCACGAGAGTCCAAGCATCAAATGGAGATATGGGGAAAATTTGGGTATCCTAAT GTCGAGCTGAGAGCATTTTGCTCAAAGCATTCTACTATTGGATATGCCAATTCTCTAGAGAGAAGTAACTGTGCATCTCACCAGAGTCCTACAGAAGCAAGGCTAAAAGATGCAAACCTTATCACTGGAAAGGTACCAAAACTAAGATTCACGCGCAAGAACAAGGATAAATTCATGAACTATGAAGCCACTAGCTTTAACTCTAGTAACCTTATCAAAGTAGAGACCATAGAGCAAGCCTCTTTACCCCACACTGTTAGAAGTTCAGATTCCCTAGCAATCCAAGGGATGGAAGTGGATACTGACAATCTCTCGGTTGGTGGGAACCTTATGAGAAACTCTGCTGATGTTGCTCTTGTTCTTAGAAAG CTAATTGATCAAGGAAAGGTTAGTGTTGGTGATGTAGCATCTGAAGTGGGTATTTCTTCAGAATCTTTGGAAGCTGCTCTTGTG GGTGAAACCACCACTTTTTCCCATGGTCTGAAACTGAAAATTATCAAGTGGCTCCAAAATTCTGCACATATACCAGCTGCTCAGGCAAAGATTCTTAAAGGGGGCCCAATGGTGGTGCATAATAGCAAACCAGGCAGGTCTGAGGATACAAATAGTGTAAACATGAAGAATTCATTGGTTCCGAATGATGAGAAAGGAACAACAGCTTACTTGTCAGATTCTGCTGTGATGAAATCCTCATCAACAAGATCTAAAGATAATAACAAGATTATGAGGGATAACACAGCTGTCTGTGCAACTGGAGTAACAACCCTTTTGCAGAATGGAATAAAAAAGATGGCTGAAGCAGGCGCTGAGCGTGAGTGTTCTTCCCCTGCTGAAGATTGTGCTAAAGGTACTCCAAAGGAAGAGCATGGAGGATTG ATATCGAACAACATCTCTGGCAATACACAATTTGGAACTTCCATGGCGATACCAAATGAAAATAAAG GTACATCTCCTGGAAAGAAAAGATATAACTTAACTGAGGCTGAACCTGGCTCGGAGCTGGAGGGTGTCTCTTCATTGAATCAATATTTTCCTCCAG ATCATGTTCCTGGACAGCCCTTTTCCAA CTTCAATGATTCACACTATTATATCCATCCACTCATCAAGGAAAAGATGACTCAGCTTTGGGACAACACGTTCAAGCAAGATAAGCTGGCACCATGTCACCCTG AAGATCCGTTATGTTATCCCGATGAGAGAAGGCGTGTGGGTTCCTCGATAAAACTTACAGAAACAACAGATGTGATGGATCAAGTTTCAAGAGCAAAATCCTTGGGTATCCTTGAGCACTCACCTGATGATGAAGTAGAAGGGGAAATGCTGTACTTGCAAGCCAGGCTACTTGACACTGCTGCCTTTCTGAAGCACAGATATG AAGATTTAATAGCAAAGGTTGTCCAGAATCTCTCTCGTGAGTTGGATGCTTTCAGTAGGAGAAAATGGGATTTTATTTTTGTCAATCAGTTTCTCCGTGATGTTAGAGAAGCTAAGAAACGtgggagaaaagagaagagacatAAAGAAGCCCAGGCCATTctggctgcagctgcagctgcagttgTGGCCTCCTCACGTAACTCAACTGTGAGAAAAGATGCCAATGATGATGTAGTACCTGCTAAGCAAGAG AATTCTCCAAAATTTGGCACTGGACCTCCAAACGTTGGCCAGCGGACTTCTTCACTACTACGACTCAAGGATTTGTCAAAGCCACCCAACAACAAAATTTCACAAGATAATAACCGCAGCACTTTTCATATGCCAAATTATTCCAAAGAAAATGCACTATACTGTGATGTATGCATGCGAAGTGAGACTGTGTTGAACCGGATATTTGTCTGCTCCAGATGCAAG GCTGCAGTCCACATAGGTTGCTATAGAAATATTGAGAATATTTCTGGCCCCTGGAAGTGTGAACTTTGCGAAGATATTTCACCAGAAGACACTTGTGTTGGTGATCAATCAGATTGCAATGGCACAAACCTGTCCTTAGTGCAGTGTGATCTGTGCCATGGCACATCAGGTGCATTTAGAAAGACTGCAGATGGACAGTGGATTCATGCTTTCTGTGCTGAG TGGTTGTTGGAGACTGAGTATGTGAGGGGACAAGATAGTCCAGTCAAAGGAATG GAAAGTCTTGTAAAGGACAAAGATACTTGCTGTGTCTGCCTTCATACTGTTGGCGCATGTCTAAAG TGCAATAATGGGGACTGCCAAACCACTTTTCATCCTTATTGTGCTAGACATGCTGGTTTCTACATGAACACAAAAGGATCTGGTGGTATTTTGCAACACAAGGCATATTGTAGCAAACACAGCATAGAGCAAAAGGAG GCTGATATGCAACAGTATGGACTTGAGGAGTTCAACAACATGAAAAGAATGAGG GTTGAGTTGGAAAAATTGCGACTCTTGTGCGAGAGGATAATTAAGAGAGAAAAGGTGAAG CGTGAGAGGGTTCTATGTGATCATGACATACTTGCCAAAACGAAGGATACTCTTGTTTTCTCCTACCTTACACATGGAGCAAGTTCAGAATCTGCCACTACTTCTGTTAACAACAAATCATACAGTGGAACCATGCAAAGGTCTGATGATGTCACAGTGGACAGTACTATTTCTGGGAAAAAGGCGATCAGGTTTTCTCTGAATAACAGGGATGCTGAGATAAACACAGCTGATAGCTCAAGGACACTGATATCGTTCAAACGGAAGTTTAGTGAAAGAGGATCACTTGCTGGTAAGCAGCTCCCGCGAAGACCAGTTACCTCACAGAAATTGGAAGCTGGAGAAAAGAAGACGAAGGATAAGAAG AATAGGGAAACATTTCAAAAGGAGCTTTTTATGACATCTGATCAAGCTTCTACACAGAACCAACGTCTTCCGAAGGGGTATGCATATGTTCCTCGTGACTCTCTTTCTAAAGACAAGTTGCGGAATCGAAATACACAGGCCCATGAACCACAAGAGCCTGGTGGATAG
- the LOC107277268 gene encoding uncharacterized protein isoform X5, which yields MSGGRRGEMARAEGLPEGAAPGVGVDLYAQARKALSVRTPFEGEGTAPRVPTLPARLVNWSGQSDARKKHKKIQPQDVADVELPPQPATEPSAKTGVWEQFEAYFRPVNLDDIDMLMPKFPFGYGGLDSCILIPFVGSGKELMDTAETFDVAVAETSSYLGLGGEERVSNKEHSERSERSEQSVEQGIHEVIVRQFVGNKERGEQSVEQGIHEVVVQQENWPLEVEQATSSAGIVSSKCEEEGESSLNWLLGSKERFVLTSERPNKKRKLLGVDAGLEQLVLLPRSGAEASSVCDVCCLGESSTVSNSMLNCNRCKVTVHQKCYGLHVVPDGQWLCTWCKDLESLQSLKKDADNTLSMPCVLCPKEKGALKPVKGEPGQTAHGGNLKFVHLFCSLWTPGALVEDMESMEPVTNVGSVQENQWKLVCSICKVKHGVCVRCSHGTCRTPFHPICARESKHQMEIWGKFGYPNVELRAFCSKHSTIGYANSLERSNCASHQSPTEARLKDANLITGKVPKLRFTRKNKDKFMNYEATSFNSSNLIKVETIEQASLPHTVRSSDSLAIQGMEVDTDNLSVGGNLMRNSADVALVLRKLIDQGKVSVGDVASEVGISSESLEAALVGETTTFSHGLKLKIIKWLQNSAHIPAAQAKILKGGPMVVHNSKPGRSEDTNSVNMKNSLVPNDEKGTTAYLSDSAVMKSSSTRSKDNNKIMRDNTAVCATGVTTLLQNGIKKMAEAGAERECSSPAEDCAKGTPKEEHGGLISNNISGNTQFGTSMAIPNENKGTSPGKKRYNLTEAEPGSELEGVSSLNQYFPPDHVPGQPFSNFNDSHYYIHPLIKEKMTQLWDNTFKQDKLAPCHPDPLCYPDERRRVGSSIKLTETTDVMDQVSRAKSLGILEHSPDDEVEGEMLYLQARLLDTAAFLKHRYEDLIAKVVQNLSRELDAFSRRKWDFIFVNQFLRDVREAKKRGRKEKRHKEAQAILAAAAAAVVASSRNSTVRKDANDDVVPAKQENSPKFGTGPPNVGQRTSSLLRLKDLSKPPNNKISQDNNRSTFHMPNYSKENALYCDVCMRSETVLNRIFVCSRCKAAVHIGCYRNIENISGPWKCELCEDISPEDTCVGDQSDCNGTNLSLVQCDLCHGTSGAFRKTADGQWIHAFCAEWLLETEYVRGQDSPVKGMESLVKDKDTCCVCLHTVGACLKCNNGDCQTTFHPYCARHAGFYMNTKGSGGILQHKAYCSKHSIEQKEADMQQYGLEEFNNMKRMRVELEKLRLLCERIIKREKVKRERVLCDHDILAKTKDTLVFSYLTHGASSESATTSVNNKSYSGTMQRSDDVTVDSTISGKKAIRFSLNNRDAEINTADSSRTLISFKRKFSERGSLAGKQLPRRPVTSQKLEAGEKKTKDKKNRETFQKELFMTSDQASTQNQRLPKGYAYVPRDSLSKDKLRNRNTQAHEPQEPGG from the exons AtgagcggcggccgccgcggggagATGGCCCGCGCCGAGGGCTTGCCGGAGGGGGCCGCCCCGGGCGTCGGGGTGGACCTGTACGCGCAGGCCAGGAAGGCCCTGTCGGTGCGGACGCCGTTCGAGGGCGAGGGGACGGCGCCTAGGGTTCCCACGCTGCCCGCGCGGCTCGTGAACTGGTCGGGGCAGAGCGACGCGCGGAAGAAGCACAAGAAGATTCAGCCCCAGGACGTGGCTGATGTGGAGCTCCCGCCGCAGCCAGCCACGGAGCCCTCTGCGAAGACTGGCGTGTGGGAGCAGTTCGAGGCGTATTTCCGGCCGGTGAATTTGGATGATATTGATATGTTAATGCCAAAGTTTCCGTTCGGCTATGGCGGGCTCGATTCGTGCATCCTCATACCATTTGTGGGCAGTGGCAAGGAATTGATGGACACAGCTGAGACATTTGATGTGGCTGTGGCTGAAACAAGCTCGTACTTGGGTCTGGGTGGTGAAGAAAGAGTCAGTAACAAGGAGCATAGCGAACGGAGTGAGCGAAGTGAGCAAAGTGTTGAGCAAGGCATACATGAGGTGATTGTGCGACAGTTCGTTGGTAACAAGGAACGCGGTGAGCAGAGTGTAGAGCAGGGCATACATGAGGTGGTTGTGCAACAGGAGAATTGGCCATTGGAAGTGGAGCAAGCTACTAGCAGTGCTGGCATTGTATCATCAAAATGTGAAGAAGAGGGAGAATCATCACTGAATTGGTTGCTAGGATCAAAGGAACGGTTTGTGCTCACTTCAGAACGGCCCAACAAGAAGAGGAAGCTTTTAGGTGTGGATGCAGGGTTAGAGCAGCTTGTTCTGCTACCGCGCTCGGGAGCTGAGGCTAGTTCTGTATGTGATGTTTGTTGTTTGGGGGAGAGTAGTACGGTGTCCAATAGCATGCTCAATTGCAACCGCTGTAAGGTAACTGTGCACCAGAAGTGTTATGGTTTGCATGTTGTGCCTGATGGCCAGTGGTTGTGCACTTGGTGTAAGGATTTGGAGTCACTGCAGTCGTTGAAGAAAGATGCGGACAACACCTTGTCGATGCCTTGTGTTCTATGCCCAAAAGAGAAAGGCGCTCTAAAACCTGTCAAAGGGGAGCCTGGTCAAACAGCGCATGGGGGGAACCTTAAATTTGTGCACTTGTTTTGTAGCCTTTGGACACCGGGAGCTCTTGTGGAAGACATGGAATCAATGGAACCTGTTACTAATGTTGGAAGTGTCCAGGAGAATCAGTGGAAATTGGTGTGCAGCATTTGCAAGGTTAAGCATGGTGTATGTGTCCGATGTAGTCATG GAACATGCCGAACACCTTTTCATCCTATATGTGCACGAGAGTCCAAGCATCAAATGGAGATATGGGGAAAATTTGGGTATCCTAAT GTCGAGCTGAGAGCATTTTGCTCAAAGCATTCTACTATTGGATATGCCAATTCTCTAGAGAGAAGTAACTGTGCATCTCACCAGAGTCCTACAGAAGCAAGGCTAAAAGATGCAAACCTTATCACTGGAAAGGTACCAAAACTAAGATTCACGCGCAAGAACAAGGATAAATTCATGAACTATGAAGCCACTAGCTTTAACTCTAGTAACCTTATCAAAGTAGAGACCATAGAGCAAGCCTCTTTACCCCACACTGTTAGAAGTTCAGATTCCCTAGCAATCCAAGGGATGGAAGTGGATACTGACAATCTCTCGGTTGGTGGGAACCTTATGAGAAACTCTGCTGATGTTGCTCTTGTTCTTAGAAAG CTAATTGATCAAGGAAAGGTTAGTGTTGGTGATGTAGCATCTGAAGTGGGTATTTCTTCAGAATCTTTGGAAGCTGCTCTTGTG GGTGAAACCACCACTTTTTCCCATGGTCTGAAACTGAAAATTATCAAGTGGCTCCAAAATTCTGCACATATACCAGCTGCTCAGGCAAAGATTCTTAAAGGGGGCCCAATGGTGGTGCATAATAGCAAACCAGGCAGGTCTGAGGATACAAATAGTGTAAACATGAAGAATTCATTGGTTCCGAATGATGAGAAAGGAACAACAGCTTACTTGTCAGATTCTGCTGTGATGAAATCCTCATCAACAAGATCTAAAGATAATAACAAGATTATGAGGGATAACACAGCTGTCTGTGCAACTGGAGTAACAACCCTTTTGCAGAATGGAATAAAAAAGATGGCTGAAGCAGGCGCTGAGCGTGAGTGTTCTTCCCCTGCTGAAGATTGTGCTAAAGGTACTCCAAAGGAAGAGCATGGAGGATTG ATATCGAACAACATCTCTGGCAATACACAATTTGGAACTTCCATGGCGATACCAAATGAAAATAAAG GTACATCTCCTGGAAAGAAAAGATATAACTTAACTGAGGCTGAACCTGGCTCGGAGCTGGAGGGTGTCTCTTCATTGAATCAATATTTTCCTCCAG ATCATGTTCCTGGACAGCCCTTTTCCAA CTTCAATGATTCACACTATTATATCCATCCACTCATCAAGGAAAAGATGACTCAGCTTTGGGACAACACGTTCAAGCAAGATAAGCTGGCACCATGTCACCCTG ATCCGTTATGTTATCCCGATGAGAGAAGGCGTGTGGGTTCCTCGATAAAACTTACAGAAACAACAGATGTGATGGATCAAGTTTCAAGAGCAAAATCCTTGGGTATCCTTGAGCACTCACCTGATGATGAAGTAGAAGGGGAAATGCTGTACTTGCAAGCCAGGCTACTTGACACTGCTGCCTTTCTGAAGCACAGATATG AAGATTTAATAGCAAAGGTTGTCCAGAATCTCTCTCGTGAGTTGGATGCTTTCAGTAGGAGAAAATGGGATTTTATTTTTGTCAATCAGTTTCTCCGTGATGTTAGAGAAGCTAAGAAACGtgggagaaaagagaagagacatAAAGAAGCCCAGGCCATTctggctgcagctgcagctgcagttgTGGCCTCCTCACGTAACTCAACTGTGAGAAAAGATGCCAATGATGATGTAGTACCTGCTAAGCAAGAG AATTCTCCAAAATTTGGCACTGGACCTCCAAACGTTGGCCAGCGGACTTCTTCACTACTACGACTCAAGGATTTGTCAAAGCCACCCAACAACAAAATTTCACAAGATAATAACCGCAGCACTTTTCATATGCCAAATTATTCCAAAGAAAATGCACTATACTGTGATGTATGCATGCGAAGTGAGACTGTGTTGAACCGGATATTTGTCTGCTCCAGATGCAAG GCTGCAGTCCACATAGGTTGCTATAGAAATATTGAGAATATTTCTGGCCCCTGGAAGTGTGAACTTTGCGAAGATATTTCACCAGAAGACACTTGTGTTGGTGATCAATCAGATTGCAATGGCACAAACCTGTCCTTAGTGCAGTGTGATCTGTGCCATGGCACATCAGGTGCATTTAGAAAGACTGCAGATGGACAGTGGATTCATGCTTTCTGTGCTGAG TGGTTGTTGGAGACTGAGTATGTGAGGGGACAAGATAGTCCAGTCAAAGGAATG GAAAGTCTTGTAAAGGACAAAGATACTTGCTGTGTCTGCCTTCATACTGTTGGCGCATGTCTAAAG TGCAATAATGGGGACTGCCAAACCACTTTTCATCCTTATTGTGCTAGACATGCTGGTTTCTACATGAACACAAAAGGATCTGGTGGTATTTTGCAACACAAGGCATATTGTAGCAAACACAGCATAGAGCAAAAGGAG GCTGATATGCAACAGTATGGACTTGAGGAGTTCAACAACATGAAAAGAATGAGG GTTGAGTTGGAAAAATTGCGACTCTTGTGCGAGAGGATAATTAAGAGAGAAAAGGTGAAG CGTGAGAGGGTTCTATGTGATCATGACATACTTGCCAAAACGAAGGATACTCTTGTTTTCTCCTACCTTACACATGGAGCAAGTTCAGAATCTGCCACTACTTCTGTTAACAACAAATCATACAGTGGAACCATGCAAAGGTCTGATGATGTCACAGTGGACAGTACTATTTCTGGGAAAAAGGCGATCAGGTTTTCTCTGAATAACAGGGATGCTGAGATAAACACAGCTGATAGCTCAAGGACACTGATATCGTTCAAACGGAAGTTTAGTGAAAGAGGATCACTTGCTGGTAAGCAGCTCCCGCGAAGACCAGTTACCTCACAGAAATTGGAAGCTGGAGAAAAGAAGACGAAGGATAAGAAG AATAGGGAAACATTTCAAAAGGAGCTTTTTATGACATCTGATCAAGCTTCTACACAGAACCAACGTCTTCCGAAGGGGTATGCATATGTTCCTCGTGACTCTCTTTCTAAAGACAAGTTGCGGAATCGAAATACACAGGCCCATGAACCACAAGAGCCTGGTGGATAG